A genomic segment from Aegilops tauschii subsp. strangulata cultivar AL8/78 chromosome 1, Aet v6.0, whole genome shotgun sequence encodes:
- the LOC109765587 gene encoding uncharacterized protein yields the protein MSKQRLLTIPPARTRRPCPSHASPLPHHAHAPPPLLRRRRLSSSSTSSPSRRWDPRAAFAAATERVRAGTLSPEDAHHLFDELLLQANPVPYRSLNGFLAALARAPSSAALRDGPSLALALFNRVCREEAGPRVAPPTVCTYSILMDSCCRACRPNLGLAFFGRFLRTGLKEDQIVASNLLKCLCHAKRTDEAVNMLLHRMSEFGCVPNVISYSIVLKSLCDDSRSQQALDLLQMVRKEGGACSFNVVAYSTVIHGFFKEGEVSKACDLFHEMMQQGIVPNVVTYSSIIDALCKVRAMDKAKLVLQQMVDNGVRPHMYTWNSFMYSLCKNGRSKEAAEFFDSMTSKGLKPNIIVYSTLLHGYATEGCLADMINLFNSMEGNGIVAHCNVFNILIDAYAKCGMRHEAMLIFTKMREQGVSPNVCTYATVIAALCRMGRLSDAMGKLNKMIATGLQPDVAIYTSLIQGFCTHGDLGKVKELVSEMMNKGMPRPNIVFFSSVINSLCKEGRVTDAHSIFDLAINIGERPDVITFTSLIDGYCLVGKMDKAFKVLDAMVSAGIEPDVYTYTTLLDGYSRNGRIDDGLTLFSEMMHNKIKPTTATHGTLLNGLFRAGRTASAKKMIHEMIESGTTVSLSIYAIILEGLCRNNCADEAITLFQKVRAMNIKLDVAILNTMINAMFKVQRREEANDLFASISASGLVPNASTYRTMITNLLKEGLVEEAENMLSSMEKSCCAPDSRLINDIIRILLEQGEVVKAGNYMSRVDGKSISLEASTTSLLIRLFSREGKYREKIKLLPVKYQFFGGATVE from the exons ATGTCGAAA CAAAGACTCCTCACCATTCCACCAGCGCGAACACGAAGGCCGTGCCCGTCCCATGCCTCGCCTCTACCCCACCACGCCCATGCTCCGCCtcctctcctccgccgccgccgcctctcctcctcctccacctcgtcGCCTTCACGCCGCTGGGACCCCCGAGCCGCCTTTGCCGCGGCCACGGAGCGCGTCCGCGCCGGGACGCTCAGCCCTGAAGACGCACACCACCTGTTCGACGAATTGCTACTGCAGGCCAACCCGGTCCCCTACCGCTCCCTCAACGGCTTCCTTGCCGCGCTCGCCCGTGCTCCGTCCTCCGCTGCTCTCAGAGATGGACCCTCCCTTGCTCTCGCCCTCTTCAACCGCGTCTGCCGAGAAGAAGCAGGACCGCGGGTGGCGCCGCCCACAGTCTGCACCTACAGCATCCTCATGGACAGCTGCTGCCGTGCATGCCGCCCGAACCTAGGCCTTGCTTTCTTCGGCCGCTTCCTCAGGACGGGCCTCAAGGAAGACCAGATCGTCGCCAGCAACCTCCTCAAGTGCCTCTGCCACGCAAAACGGACGGATGAGGCTGTCAACATGCTGCTTCATAGGATGTCCGAGTTCGGATGTGTGCCTAATGTCATCTCATACTCTATAGTACTTAAGAGCTTATGTGACGATAGCAGGAGCCAGCAAGCGCTCGACTTGCTCCAGATGGTGAGGAAAGAAGGAGGTGCCTGCTCCTTCAATGTGGTGGCATATAGCACGGTCATCCACGGCTTCTTTAAGGAAGGGGAAGTAAGCAAGGCATGCGATCTGTTCCATGAAATGATGCAGCAAGGGATTGTGCCTAATGTGGTGACATATAGCTCGATTATTGATGCCTTGTGCAAGGTCAGGGCAATGGACAAGGCAAAGCTGGTCCTTCAGCAGATGGTTGATAATGGTGTTCGACCACATATGTATACATGGAACTCATTCATGTACTCCCtttgcaagaatggaagaagcaAAGAAGCTGCAGAATTTTTTGACTCCATGACCTCCAAGGGCCTCAAACCTAATATCATCGTGTACTCTACTCTTCTTCACGGGTATGCTACCGAAGGATGCTTAGCTGATATGATTAATCTCTTTAATTCAATGGAAGGCAATGGTATTGTAGCTCACTGCAATGTTTTCAACATATTAATTGATGCATATGCTAAATGTGGAATGAGGCATGAAGCTATGCTCATATTTACCAAAATGCGGGAACAAGGAGTGAGTCCGAATGTATGCACCTATGCAACTGTAATAGCTGCACTTTGCAGAATGGGTAGGCTGTCTGATGCAATGGGCAAATTAAATAAGATGATTGCTACGGGATTACAACCGGACGTGGCTATTTATACATCCCTAATTCAGGGCTTCTGTACACATGGTGATTTGGGGAAAGTGAAGGAACTGGTTTctgaaatgatgaacaaaggtatgcctcgtccaaacattgtGTTCTTCAGCTCAGTAATAAACAGTCTATGCAAAGAAGGAAGAGTTACAGATGCACACAGTATCTTCGACTTGGCTATAAACATTGGTGAGAGGCCTGACGTCATTACATTTACTTCACTGATTGACGGATATTGTTTAGTTGGCAAGATGGATAAAGCATTCAAAGTACTTGATGCCATGGTATCGGCTGGCATCGAGCCTGATGTTTATACATATACTACCCTTCTTGATGGCTATTCTAGAAATGGAAGGATTGATGATGGGTTGACACTATTCAGCGAAATGATGCATAACAAAATTAAACCTACAACTGCTACACATGGCACCTTACTAAATGGGTTGTTTCGTGctgggagaactgcttctgcgaAGAAAATGATCCATGAGATGATTGAAAGTGGAACAACAGTGAGCCTTTCAATATACGCTATAATTCTTGAAGGACTTTGTAGAAATAATTGCGCCGATGAAGCAATCACGCTGTTCCAGAAAGTACGTGCAATGAATATAAAATTGGATGTTGCAATACTCAATACCATGATCAATGCAATGTTTAAGGTTCAAAGAAGAGAAGAAGCTAATGATTTGTTTGCTTCAATATCGGCCAGTGGATTGGTACCTAATGCTTCTACCTACCGCACAATGATAACAAATCTTCTAAAAGAAGGATTAGTGGAAGAAGCTGAAAACATGCTCTCATCAATGGAGAAGAGCTGTTGTGCTCCAGACTCTCGTCTTATTAATGATATCATCAGAATATTATTGGAACAAGGTGAGGTCGTCAAGGCTGGaaattatatgtctagagttgaTGGCAAGAGCATCTCACTTGAAGCTTCAACTACTTCGCTGCTGATACGTCTCTTTTCAAGGGAAGGCAAATATAGGGAGAAAATAAAATTGCTCCCTGTAAAGTATCAATTTTTTGGTGGAGCTACAGTTGAGTAG